From the Psychrobacillus sp. FSL K6-4046 genome, one window contains:
- a CDS encoding alpha-glucuronidase family glycosyl hydrolase — translation MNLITYFSKQEPILFAGGELKRLLEKAGIEGSLQLVECFKDSDDHQILLITRERYQSLSINSKLSVELNLDGFAIVKQGHHTWIIGEEPRSVLYGVYKYCEMVLGYRWTQLDQEEIFQAPLQEQEELSTFNPTFQRRGNIIETIDNSTFINSLIDWGVKNGHNEYFFTFFLWEKVKRYVAPTLKKRGVKVTLGGHSLQFLLNEIGIQSAKQENIQFFTRDKIIQEKVIQKIVAICKENEVISRISLWPEDVGIGEKNASDFMSSYILFTENLNKYLKRSGLQVEVEHIVYNAGLSWSMLERDNNTNISSEVDILFAYWGRNYAESIESQEINQQRANHSLKDWNAGATQNGRNLTVLEYYSDHFMLSELFPPLAKRIDEDVRDYRRQNVAGILNLIVPPHVKDHSTELDKSYPWMWAQHFNNYIYTKLVWGQSLSESLEQYFQIYASDSTQIKEAFLFLEEIISPHTKWNVPLFPARVVDPEKITDTAERQGVVCFLNEIGKHLGQTDFEETERLLSTQSKDVPQSYTPTELANIYFYFLKTVAARTLKEWNEK, via the coding sequence ATGAATTTGATTACTTACTTTAGCAAACAAGAGCCAATTCTATTTGCAGGAGGAGAGTTAAAAAGGCTGTTAGAAAAAGCCGGTATCGAAGGCTCCTTGCAACTTGTTGAATGCTTTAAAGATAGCGATGATCATCAAATTTTATTAATTACGAGAGAACGATACCAATCATTATCGATTAATTCCAAGCTATCTGTGGAATTAAACCTAGATGGCTTTGCCATAGTAAAACAAGGTCATCATACATGGATTATTGGGGAGGAGCCACGCTCTGTTTTATATGGAGTTTATAAGTATTGTGAAATGGTTTTAGGCTACAGATGGACTCAGTTGGACCAAGAAGAAATATTTCAAGCGCCGCTTCAAGAGCAAGAAGAGCTTTCTACCTTTAATCCTACTTTTCAAAGAAGAGGAAATATTATTGAAACCATTGATAACTCAACATTTATTAACTCGTTAATAGATTGGGGAGTAAAGAATGGCCATAATGAATATTTTTTTACTTTCTTTTTATGGGAAAAAGTAAAAAGGTATGTAGCTCCGACCTTAAAAAAAAGAGGAGTAAAGGTAACATTAGGCGGCCATTCACTTCAATTTTTATTAAACGAGATAGGTATTCAGAGTGCTAAGCAAGAAAATATTCAATTCTTTACAAGAGATAAGATAATACAGGAGAAGGTCATCCAAAAAATTGTAGCCATTTGTAAAGAGAATGAGGTGATTTCTAGAATATCCTTATGGCCAGAGGATGTTGGTATTGGAGAGAAAAACGCCAGTGACTTTATGTCGAGTTACATTTTATTTACTGAAAATTTAAATAAATACTTAAAGAGAAGTGGGCTGCAGGTAGAGGTAGAGCATATAGTCTACAACGCTGGACTTTCGTGGAGCATGCTAGAACGCGACAATAACACGAATATCTCGTCAGAAGTTGATATTCTATTTGCATACTGGGGAAGAAATTACGCAGAAAGTATAGAATCACAGGAGATTAATCAGCAAAGAGCTAATCATTCATTAAAGGATTGGAACGCGGGAGCCACACAGAATGGTAGAAATCTAACCGTTTTAGAATATTATAGCGACCATTTCATGCTAAGTGAGCTATTCCCACCTCTGGCAAAAAGAATTGATGAAGACGTAAGGGATTATCGACGTCAAAACGTAGCGGGAATTTTAAATCTCATTGTCCCGCCACATGTGAAAGACCACTCTACGGAATTAGACAAAAGTTACCCATGGATGTGGGCCCAACATTTTAATAATTATATATATACGAAGCTTGTTTGGGGACAGAGTTTAAGTGAGTCTCTAGAACAATATTTTCAGATCTATGCTTCTGATTCGACACAGATTAAAGAAGCATTTCTCTTTTTAGAAGAAATAATCTCTCCTCATACTAAATGGAATGTACCACTATTTCCAGCTAGAGTCGTCGATCCAGAAAAGATTACAGATACGGCAGAACGGCAGGGGGTTGTATGCTTTCTAAACGAGATCGGTAAGCATCTTGGTCAGACGGATTTTGAAGAGACAGAAAGGCTGCTCTCTACTCAATCGAAAGATGTTCCTCAATCTTATACACCAACAGAATTAGCCAACATATACTTCTATTTTTTAAAAACAGTAGCTGCAAGAACTCTAAAAGAATGGAACGAGAAATAA
- a CDS encoding FAD-dependent oxidoreductase, producing the protein MNFKKLYYYKPTPKNKESKIVEKDLIIYGATPAGLTAAVQARRNGLTVAVVEFSRNIGGMTASGLGATDLGAEKAIGGLAKEFYEEVAKYYHKEKQWRFEPKAAQSIFASWMDKYDIPVFLNEHLQKVLKEDGKINEIIMESGNRFKGKIFMDCSYEGDLLALADVSYFVGRESNATYKEIYNGVQFGAPHHKFEKWIDPYKIEGQEDSGLLPGISVDSKESLGYQGQGDHRIQAYNFRICLTNNPKNRISFPKPPNYEPQRYELLLRYIKSGVWDAMKLHTPLPNDKSDLNNHGAISTDNIGKNYEWPEGSYERREEIFQDHVNYDLGMLYFLSNDERVPQSIREEVASWGLPKDEFMETGHWPHQLYIREARRMISDYVMTDHNCLGQSFVEDPIGLASFHMDSHNCRRVVIDGRCVNEGDVQVPISPFEISYRSIRPKVEECTNLLVPVCLSSSHIAFGSIRMEPVFMILGQSASVAANLAIKHNTSVQEIDYQELKQELMKVSQVVEWSSDMKDDPIKRMQETFGQ; encoded by the coding sequence ATGAATTTTAAAAAACTTTACTATTACAAGCCTACACCAAAAAATAAAGAATCTAAAATTGTGGAGAAAGACCTAATCATCTACGGTGCAACTCCCGCTGGCTTGACGGCAGCTGTTCAGGCTCGTCGAAACGGATTGACTGTTGCAGTAGTAGAATTTAGCCGAAATATCGGGGGAATGACTGCCAGTGGGTTAGGAGCAACAGATCTTGGTGCTGAAAAGGCAATTGGTGGACTTGCTAAGGAGTTTTACGAAGAGGTAGCTAAATACTACCATAAGGAAAAACAATGGAGATTCGAACCTAAGGCTGCACAATCTATATTTGCCTCATGGATGGATAAGTACGATATTCCTGTATTTCTTAATGAGCATTTACAAAAAGTCCTTAAAGAGGATGGGAAAATAAATGAAATCATTATGGAGAGTGGTAATAGATTTAAAGGTAAAATCTTTATGGATTGTAGCTATGAGGGAGACTTACTTGCGCTAGCGGACGTTTCCTATTTTGTAGGTAGAGAGTCGAATGCCACTTATAAGGAAATCTATAATGGCGTTCAATTTGGTGCACCACATCATAAATTTGAGAAGTGGATTGACCCGTATAAGATAGAGGGTCAGGAGGACAGTGGACTATTACCAGGTATAAGTGTAGATAGTAAAGAGTCTCTAGGATACCAGGGACAGGGGGATCATCGGATTCAAGCCTATAACTTTCGAATTTGTTTAACAAATAACCCTAAAAATCGAATTTCTTTTCCAAAACCCCCTAACTATGAACCTCAGCGTTATGAGCTTTTATTACGCTATATTAAGTCGGGCGTGTGGGATGCTATGAAGCTACATACTCCACTCCCAAATGACAAATCGGATTTAAATAACCACGGTGCAATCTCCACTGATAATATTGGTAAGAATTATGAATGGCCAGAGGGTAGCTACGAAAGACGAGAGGAAATTTTTCAGGACCACGTAAATTATGATCTTGGGATGCTCTATTTTTTATCTAATGATGAACGAGTCCCACAGTCAATCCGTGAGGAAGTAGCATCTTGGGGGCTACCAAAGGACGAATTTATGGAAACGGGACATTGGCCGCATCAATTATACATCCGAGAAGCAAGAAGAATGATATCAGATTACGTCATGACAGACCATAACTGTCTTGGACAATCCTTTGTTGAAGACCCAATTGGATTGGCTTCCTTCCATATGGATTCTCATAACTGCCGACGTGTGGTGATTGATGGAAGATGTGTAAATGAGGGAGATGTGCAGGTCCCGATTTCTCCATTTGAGATATCCTACCGCTCCATACGTCCAAAAGTAGAGGAGTGTACTAATTTGCTTGTTCCAGTTTGTTTATCCAGTTCTCACATTGCTTTTGGATCTATACGAATGGAGCCAGTATTCATGATTCTTGGACAATCTGCAAGTGTTGCAGCCAATTTAGCTATTAAGCATAATACATCTGTCCAAGAAATAGATTATCAGGAACTAAAACAAGAACTGATGAAAGTAAGCCAGGTAGTTGAATGGAGTAGCGACATGAAGGATGACCCTATTAAACGTATGCAAGAGACATTCGGACAATAG
- a CDS encoding GNAT family N-acetyltransferase — protein sequence MKTIPWDVSRLAEVVELWNKELGEEYPMRQELFNQNSLEDKNVLEDGCAMAVDDQNNIIGFIVAKKWQENVDIKMDSKRGWVQVILVDTNYRNKGLGTKLLNKAEETLKDHGIEEVQLGGDPFHYFSGVPLQFGETQQWVEKKGYVKRIDTYDLINHLSKNYSMPEDKTVSYSILQPDEKEELLTFLNKSFPGRWEYEAIKYFESNGSGREFVVLKKNGRIIGFCRINDEESPTIAQNVYWSPSFTTKVGGIGPLGVDSSEQKQGYGLGIVEAAMVLLQERKVETIIIDWTILVDFYKKLDFDIWKGYGIYLKDLAGTN from the coding sequence ATGAAAACCATACCTTGGGATGTTAGTAGACTAGCGGAAGTGGTTGAGCTCTGGAACAAAGAATTGGGAGAAGAATATCCAATGCGTCAAGAACTTTTTAACCAAAATAGTTTGGAAGACAAGAATGTCCTAGAAGATGGTTGTGCCATGGCGGTAGACGACCAAAATAACATAATAGGGTTTATTGTAGCTAAAAAATGGCAGGAGAACGTAGATATAAAAATGGATTCTAAAAGGGGGTGGGTTCAGGTAATCTTGGTTGACACAAATTACCGGAATAAAGGGTTAGGGACAAAGTTACTTAATAAGGCCGAAGAAACTTTAAAAGATCATGGTATAGAGGAGGTTCAGTTAGGCGGAGATCCTTTTCATTATTTCTCCGGAGTGCCTCTACAATTTGGGGAGACACAACAGTGGGTTGAAAAGAAGGGCTATGTGAAAAGAATCGACACATATGACTTGATTAATCATCTAAGTAAGAACTATTCCATGCCCGAAGACAAGACAGTGTCTTATTCAATCTTACAACCGGATGAAAAGGAAGAGTTACTTACCTTTTTAAACAAGTCTTTTCCTGGCAGATGGGAATACGAGGCGATTAAATATTTTGAATCGAATGGAAGTGGAAGAGAGTTTGTAGTACTCAAAAAGAATGGACGGATCATTGGCTTTTGTCGAATCAATGATGAAGAATCCCCAACAATTGCGCAGAATGTTTATTGGAGTCCTTCCTTTACAACTAAGGTTGGAGGGATTGGACCCCTCGGAGTAGATTCGAGCGAACAAAAGCAAGGATATGGATTAGGAATTGTAGAGGCGGCAATGGTTCTATTACAGGAAAGAAAAGTCGAAACTATTATTATCGATTGGACGATATTAGTAGACTTCTATAAAAAACTAGATTTTGATATTTGGAAAGGATATGGGATTTATTTAAAGGATTTAGCAGGTACAAATTGA
- a CDS encoding carbohydrate binding domain-containing protein, with translation MREFFKIVMITVLCTSVALGNFTPLSISHAEEASSEIRNPGFEEVNNDPSTIPGWSMENNSSTPAVITNTISHEGSHSLHFKDESDKAGSRIFSDRVSVTPGKSYTAKVMTNVVKQTHNIVYEVHYYDKDNRKLTNNVKTELFGNLPKDNWTELKVFTEVPANAAYARLAFYSGVISLTEAYFDDVTWEQAVEDIPLEREYASPVDLGEMVNVQLGQAAVIQKNSLGENEVYYHSNGLPGTFSVLNAETGELKFSKVIEGTEALWAITIGSDQNVYFAGTGDGKLYRYLPEEKKVEELGVNPSDNWVWDLEGTADGKIYGSTYPHAAVFEYDIESGAFRNFGTAKEGQQYARGIGVSDDSIYVGVGTKKHLIKIDRSTGEKEEIIIEGQTGTDGMIENIFIVNDKLFVSAGSVTMLVLDRETHEVINQFSYSNMISDPSPHNNNLIYFKFEKKLYQYDFSENETKEIEGIPLLPDTVRVKDMEWITLSNGETVLAMITQYGEYILYEPIKNEITFIDMNIASQSVEIQALEAGQDGKLYMGGYQRGLSIYNPFTNEREVNIPSFAQPEGIGFLNDKVYYGTYVGAMIYSYDPNKEIDLNSNPKLEYDITDHQDRPFTLTSGDNKLFVGTVPDYGVLGGVLAIFDEDTGKWSQYRNVVEDQSIIGLAYKDGKLYGSTSIWGGLGLDPKAKEAKIFVWDVATSKKIEEFTPAIPGIDETPRMIGEISFGPDGNLWGIVDGTIFAMDPETKEVVKSKTIHPSLYNSSKWLPYRLEWAPDGMLYTTLSRKLVAIDPETLSHKVIVDRFMNNMTVGMNGSIYYAQGNKLQMIAVPETDATLKSILIGGKTISNFSPGKSQYSLPEQERSSLQAIANQTEANIDIKDEGQVTIISVTAPDGKSKKTYSIQWEQQAEIPEYAMEVNVKFQDEKGKEIQKLTKEKKITAAIEVINTKNKNQDILVLMELLDENGKVVDQDQSSRTIPKGKTMKMSTKLKMPKNIKGYQLKVTAWEGKKIKENMVPLSEEFIIKE, from the coding sequence ATGAGAGAATTCTTTAAAATTGTAATGATTACGGTTCTTTGTACAAGCGTGGCGTTAGGAAACTTTACGCCATTATCCATATCTCATGCGGAGGAAGCTTCAAGTGAGATACGAAACCCTGGATTTGAAGAGGTAAATAATGACCCTTCTACTATACCAGGATGGTCGATGGAAAATAACAGTAGTACTCCAGCAGTTATTACCAACACTATTTCTCACGAGGGGAGTCATAGCCTACACTTTAAAGACGAATCGGACAAAGCAGGTAGTAGGATATTTAGTGACAGAGTATCGGTCACTCCTGGTAAATCCTATACTGCAAAGGTCATGACAAATGTGGTAAAGCAAACTCATAATATTGTGTATGAGGTGCACTATTACGACAAAGACAATAGAAAGCTCACTAACAATGTCAAAACAGAGTTATTTGGAAACTTACCTAAAGACAATTGGACAGAACTAAAAGTCTTTACTGAGGTTCCTGCGAATGCAGCATATGCAAGGCTAGCCTTCTACTCTGGCGTAATTAGCTTAACAGAGGCTTACTTTGATGATGTTACTTGGGAGCAAGCAGTAGAAGACATTCCATTAGAAAGAGAATATGCTTCTCCAGTCGATTTAGGTGAAATGGTTAACGTGCAGTTAGGACAAGCAGCAGTTATTCAAAAAAATAGCCTAGGAGAAAATGAAGTATATTATCATTCTAATGGCCTTCCGGGAACATTTTCTGTTTTAAATGCTGAAACAGGAGAGCTTAAATTTTCTAAAGTAATAGAAGGAACAGAGGCTTTATGGGCAATCACAATTGGTTCCGATCAAAATGTGTATTTTGCAGGAACAGGTGATGGTAAGCTTTATCGATATTTACCAGAGGAGAAGAAAGTAGAAGAATTAGGGGTCAATCCATCTGATAACTGGGTGTGGGATTTAGAAGGTACCGCTGATGGGAAGATTTATGGGTCCACTTATCCTCATGCAGCTGTATTCGAATATGACATAGAAAGCGGTGCTTTCCGTAACTTTGGTACTGCAAAGGAAGGTCAGCAATATGCGAGAGGAATTGGAGTAAGTGATGACTCTATTTACGTCGGAGTAGGTACTAAAAAGCATTTGATCAAGATTGATAGATCTACAGGAGAAAAAGAAGAAATAATAATTGAAGGCCAAACAGGTACAGATGGCATGATCGAAAATATTTTTATCGTAAATGATAAGCTGTTTGTTTCCGCTGGTTCAGTAACTATGCTAGTTCTTGATAGAGAGACGCATGAAGTGATTAATCAATTTAGTTATAGCAATATGATTTCAGACCCTTCTCCACACAATAACAATTTAATTTACTTTAAGTTTGAAAAGAAATTGTATCAGTACGATTTTAGTGAAAATGAAACAAAAGAGATTGAAGGTATTCCTTTATTACCAGACACAGTACGAGTTAAAGATATGGAATGGATAACATTAAGCAATGGAGAGACAGTTCTTGCGATGATTACACAGTATGGTGAATATATATTATATGAGCCAATAAAAAATGAAATAACGTTTATTGACATGAATATTGCCTCACAATCCGTAGAGATTCAGGCGCTAGAAGCTGGACAAGATGGAAAATTATATATGGGTGGCTATCAGCGTGGACTAAGTATATATAACCCATTTACGAATGAAAGGGAAGTGAATATACCTTCCTTTGCCCAACCAGAAGGCATCGGTTTTCTAAATGACAAAGTATATTATGGAACATATGTAGGAGCGATGATTTATAGCTATGATCCGAACAAGGAGATAGATTTAAATAGTAACCCTAAGCTAGAATATGATATTACTGATCATCAAGATAGACCTTTTACACTTACATCGGGAGATAATAAGCTATTCGTTGGTACGGTACCAGATTACGGGGTATTAGGTGGAGTTCTAGCCATATTCGATGAAGACACCGGTAAATGGTCACAATATAGAAATGTAGTAGAAGATCAAAGTATTATTGGATTAGCCTATAAGGACGGAAAGCTATATGGCAGCACATCCATTTGGGGCGGACTAGGCTTGGACCCAAAAGCAAAAGAGGCTAAGATATTTGTATGGGATGTAGCTACTTCCAAAAAAATAGAAGAATTTACCCCTGCTATTCCTGGAATAGATGAAACTCCAAGAATGATTGGTGAGATCTCATTTGGACCTGATGGTAACCTATGGGGCATAGTTGATGGGACAATATTTGCGATGGATCCAGAAACGAAGGAAGTGGTTAAGAGTAAAACCATTCATCCAAGCTTATATAATAGCAGTAAGTGGCTACCTTACCGACTAGAATGGGCACCAGATGGAATGCTTTATACGACACTTTCTCGAAAGTTAGTTGCTATTGATCCAGAAACCTTGTCACATAAAGTTATCGTAGATCGCTTTATGAATAATATGACGGTAGGGATGAACGGAAGCATTTATTACGCACAAGGCAACAAGCTACAAATGATTGCAGTACCTGAAACAGACGCTACACTAAAATCTATTTTAATTGGCGGAAAGACTATTTCTAATTTTTCACCAGGGAAAAGCCAATATAGTTTACCGGAACAAGAAAGATCGAGCTTACAAGCTATAGCAAATCAGACAGAAGCGAATATAGATATAAAAGACGAAGGACAAGTAACTATTATTTCAGTCACTGCTCCAGATGGTAAGTCAAAGAAAACATATAGTATTCAATGGGAGCAACAAGCAGAGATTCCGGAATATGCAATGGAAGTGAATGTGAAATTCCAAGATGAAAAAGGAAAGGAAATACAAAAGCTTACGAAGGAGAAAAAGATTACAGCTGCCATAGAGGTTATAAATACTAAAAATAAAAATCAAGATATTTTAGTATTAATGGAGTTACTTGATGAGAATGGAAAAGTAGTTGATCAAGATCAAAGCTCAAGAACAATCCCAAAAGGTAAGACGATGAAAATGTCGACAAAGCTTAAGATGCCTAAAAACATTAAGGGGTATCAATTAAAAGTAACTGCGTGGGAAGGGAAGAAGATAAAGGAGAATATGGTCCCGTTATCGGAAGAGTTTATCATTAAGGAATAA
- the ugpC gene encoding sn-glycerol-3-phosphate ABC transporter ATP-binding protein UgpC: MEKMVLENIYKIYDDTSTAVSDFNLHVQDKEFIVLVGPSGCGKSTTLRMIAGLEEISKGELRIEGKLMNNVAPKDRDIAMVFQNYALYPHMSVYDNMAFGLKLRKFPKADIDKRVKNAAEILGLEPLLNRKPKALSGGQRQRVALGRAIVRDAKLFLMDEPLSNLDAKLRVQMRAEIIKLHHRLKTTTVYVTHDQTEAMTMASRLVVMKDGLIQQVGTPKDVYENPENVFVGGFIGSPAMNFFQGQVKDGYFVAGENKIKLSPEKASLLNGQGYNGKDIIFGIRPEHISADPEDLTRTPESVVNAHVDVCELTGAEFMVYSTLGEQQYVARINADSLLETGQNIQLTFDMSKAHFFDKETESRIR; encoded by the coding sequence ATGGAAAAAATGGTTCTCGAAAATATTTATAAGATATATGATGATACTTCTACTGCAGTTTCAGACTTTAACTTACACGTACAAGACAAAGAATTTATCGTTTTAGTTGGGCCATCTGGTTGCGGTAAATCGACAACACTTCGTATGATTGCAGGCCTAGAGGAAATTTCTAAAGGTGAGCTTCGTATCGAGGGTAAGCTTATGAATAATGTGGCTCCTAAAGATCGCGACATCGCAATGGTGTTCCAAAACTACGCACTTTATCCGCATATGTCTGTCTATGATAATATGGCTTTCGGGTTAAAACTAAGAAAATTCCCTAAAGCTGATATTGACAAGCGAGTGAAGAATGCAGCTGAAATTCTAGGTCTTGAGCCACTTCTAAATAGAAAACCAAAAGCTTTGTCTGGCGGTCAGCGTCAGCGTGTGGCATTAGGACGTGCAATCGTCCGTGATGCTAAGCTGTTCTTAATGGATGAGCCATTATCTAATCTAGATGCCAAATTACGTGTACAAATGCGTGCTGAAATTATTAAGCTTCACCACCGACTTAAAACAACTACTGTATACGTTACCCATGACCAAACAGAGGCAATGACAATGGCTTCACGTTTAGTAGTTATGAAGGACGGCCTTATTCAACAGGTCGGTACACCGAAAGACGTGTATGAAAACCCAGAAAATGTTTTCGTTGGAGGCTTTATTGGATCACCTGCCATGAACTTCTTCCAAGGGCAAGTAAAAGACGGTTACTTTGTAGCCGGCGAGAATAAGATTAAATTATCTCCAGAAAAGGCTTCTCTTCTAAATGGGCAAGGCTACAACGGTAAAGATATTATTTTCGGAATCCGTCCAGAGCATATTTCTGCCGACCCAGAGGATCTGACTAGAACACCAGAATCCGTAGTGAACGCACATGTAGATGTATGTGAATTAACAGGTGCTGAGTTCATGGTGTACTCCACTCTAGGAGAACAGCAATACGTTGCTCGAATTAATGCAGATTCTCTTTTAGAAACAGGGCAAAACATACAGCTTACATTTGATATGTCTAAGGCTCACTTCTTTGACAAGGAAACAGAAAGCCGCATACGATAA
- a CDS encoding helix-turn-helix domain-containing protein, whose product MLKDLSSLFPSYHKFSEYPNNTDKDVHTFHDPSSNQWIQIKKNEVSSRDFSLLSSFYTVVDLTLPSDYSLSERWNRFLQGSGELPIEAGKKIRIIQLVIKSNSFQNTDLAKAVQLFFEDAVQLVFVAPNNALLIEQKSTYTQSPEDLASFISALESDFFIKAQLFIGKFYPVDEQTPSRYALEREWFSNGIGNYFPGRIYTLESIFPTILTNEMSESLRQIIHHEVLIPIEFDTELLQTVRAFFENGFNASITSKKLHIHRNTLHYRLSKFQEITGISVRDFGGALIVYCASLLVNYE is encoded by the coding sequence ATGCTGAAAGATTTATCTTCCCTCTTTCCTTCCTATCACAAATTTTCAGAATACCCAAACAACACAGATAAGGACGTTCATACTTTTCATGATCCTTCTAGTAATCAGTGGATACAAATAAAGAAGAATGAAGTATCCTCTCGGGACTTTTCGCTACTCTCTTCTTTCTACACAGTAGTAGATTTAACATTGCCTTCTGATTACTCACTTTCTGAAAGGTGGAATCGTTTTCTTCAAGGCTCTGGTGAGCTACCTATTGAGGCAGGCAAGAAAATTCGTATTATACAGCTTGTGATAAAGAGTAATAGCTTTCAAAATACAGACTTGGCCAAGGCCGTTCAATTATTTTTCGAGGATGCTGTGCAACTTGTTTTCGTAGCCCCCAACAATGCCTTACTGATTGAACAAAAGTCTACATATACTCAGTCTCCAGAGGACCTGGCTTCCTTTATCTCAGCTTTAGAAAGTGATTTTTTTATAAAAGCCCAGCTCTTTATCGGGAAGTTCTATCCTGTAGATGAACAAACACCTTCACGTTATGCTTTAGAAAGAGAATGGTTTTCTAATGGAATAGGCAACTATTTTCCTGGACGAATTTATACACTCGAAAGCATATTTCCGACCATCCTAACCAATGAAATGTCGGAAAGCTTGAGACAAATCATTCACCACGAAGTGTTAATTCCAATTGAATTTGACACGGAGCTACTGCAAACCGTCCGTGCATTTTTCGAAAATGGCTTCAACGCCTCTATCACTTCAAAAAAATTACATATTCACCGGAATACACTTCATTATAGATTGTCAAAATTTCAGGAAATCACAGGTATATCAGTCCGTGACTTTGGCGGAGCACTCATTGTTTATTGTGCTAGCTTGCTCGTAAACTATGAATAA
- a CDS encoding TerD family protein, whose protein sequence is MSVINLSKGQKIDLTKTNPGLTKIMVGLGWDTNRYSGGHDFDLDASAFLVDSNGKALSDKSFIFYNNLQSEDGSVVHTGDNRTGDGDGDDEQLLVNLQQVPSGVHRVVFTVTIHDAEARNQNFGQVSNAFIRIVNDETHEEIVRYDLGEDFSIETALVVGEIYRHGNEWKFNAIGSGFQGGLASLITEFGLS, encoded by the coding sequence ATGTCAGTTATTAACCTATCTAAAGGACAAAAGATTGATCTTACAAAAACGAATCCTGGATTAACAAAAATTATGGTTGGATTAGGTTGGGATACAAATCGCTATAGTGGTGGTCATGACTTTGATTTAGACGCCTCTGCTTTCTTAGTTGATTCAAATGGAAAGGCACTAAGCGATAAAAGTTTCATCTTCTATAACAATCTTCAAAGTGAGGATGGCTCAGTTGTTCATACTGGAGATAATCGCACAGGTGATGGCGATGGTGACGATGAGCAATTGTTAGTGAACCTTCAACAAGTCCCTAGCGGTGTGCATAGAGTAGTTTTTACCGTTACTATTCATGATGCAGAGGCTAGGAATCAGAACTTTGGTCAGGTTTCTAATGCCTTTATCCGGATTGTAAATGACGAGACGCATGAAGAAATAGTTCGATACGATTTGGGAGAGGACTTTTCCATTGAAACGGCACTTGTTGTTGGTGAGATATACAGACACGGAAATGAGTGGAAGTTTAACGCAATTGGGAGCGGTTTCCAAGGTGGCTTAGCCTCTTTAATAACGGAATTTGGTCTTAGCTAA